The Pyxidicoccus sp. MSG2 DNA segment GGCAGGTTGTAGAGCGCGGTACCGGGCTCGAGCTGCTCGAGGAACCACAGGCGCTGCTGGGCGAAGGACAGCGGCAGGGGGCCGTCCCCGCGGGGCTGGGGCGCGAGGGACGGGAGCGCGGACGCCGTCTGCGGGGTGCTCTGCTGCCTGGCGCGGAGCTGCTTGAGGAGCAGGTTGCGCTTCTCGGGGGGAAGACTTGCCAGACGCTTGAGGATGTCGCTGTCGCTCATGACGAGACGGCCTTCGGGCTCGGAGAGGAGTCACGCGCCACGGAGGGCGCTGGATGGAGGGTGGCCTTGAGGCCGAAACGGGGACGGTAGGTGTTGCTGGCCACGGGCGTGACGGGATGGCCCGGGACGAGGCGGACCTGGAAGCGCGGCAGCAGCGTGGCGAGCACCGCCACGATGAGCGTCAGCGTGTAGCCATTGCCGACGCACATCCGCTGGCCGCCGCCGAACGGCATCCAGGCATGGCGGTGTCGCTGCTCCTTCTGCTCGGGGAGGAAGCGCTCGGGGTCGAACCGCTCGGGGTCCTTCCAGAACGAGGCGTGGCGGTGCAGCAGCCACGTGGGGATGAGCACCAGGCTGCCGGCGCGGACGGTGAAGCCGGCAATCTCGTCGTCCTCCTGCGCGCGGCGCATGAGCTGCCAGGCGGGCGGGTACAGGCGCAACGTCTCCTCCACCACCGCGCGCGTGTAGCGCAGGGCCTGGAGTTGCTCGCCGTCGGCCGAGGGACGTCCCCCCAGCACCGAGGCCAGCTCCTCACGCACGCGCTGCTCCACCTCCGGGTGGCTCATCAGCGTGTACCAGGTCCAGGTGAGCGCCACCGACGTGGCCTCGTGGCCGCCGACGAGCAGGGACACCAGCTCGTCGCGGACCTCGGTGTCCGTCATGGGCTCGCCCTGCGTGTCCCGGGCCTCGATCAGCATGCCCAGGATGTCGTCCCCGGCGGAGGGGGCCTTGCGGCGCTCGGCGATGAGGCCATGGAGCGAGGCGTTGAGTGCATCCGTGGCGGCGTCGAACTGCTGGCGCCGCGAGCGGGGATACCCCAGCCGCCGCAGCACGAGCTTCCAGAGCGAGTCGCGGGCCTTGGCATGCGACTTGTGGGAGAGGAACGCCACGCTCGCCTGGAGCCCTGCATCGCGCTCGTACACACCGCGCGAGAACAGCGAGGCGCCGAGCAGGGTGGGCACCAACAGGCGCATCTGCTCCAGCAGCTCCACGGGCTCGCCGGTCCGGGCGGGCTGTTCCCAGCGCTCGGCCAGGGCCTCGGTGCTCAGCACCATGTCCTCCACCATGCGGGCCAGCCGCG contains these protein-coding regions:
- a CDS encoding cytochrome P450, whose amino-acid sequence is MNAPKKAVLPPGHHGHWLLRLNEQVKDPLGALVRTQQKYGDIAYFNTQQGPLYMLAHPDHVQRVLADNARNYPAPEKRPSRLMGNGIFQSSGAVWLRQRRMVQPAFHRSRLARMVEDMVLSTEALAERWEQPARTGEPVELLEQMRLLVPTLLGASLFSRGVYERDAGLQASVAFLSHKSHAKARDSLWKLVLRRLGYPRSRRQQFDAATDALNASLHGLIAERRKAPSAGDDILGMLIEARDTQGEPMTDTEVRDELVSLLVGGHEATSVALTWTWYTLMSHPEVEQRVREELASVLGGRPSADGEQLQALRYTRAVVEETLRLYPPAWQLMRRAQEDDEIAGFTVRAGSLVLIPTWLLHRHASFWKDPERFDPERFLPEQKEQRHRHAWMPFGGGQRMCVGNGYTLTLIVAVLATLLPRFQVRLVPGHPVTPVASNTYRPRFGLKATLHPAPSVARDSSPSPKAVSS